In Juglans microcarpa x Juglans regia isolate MS1-56 chromosome 7D, Jm3101_v1.0, whole genome shotgun sequence, the following are encoded in one genomic region:
- the LOC121238629 gene encoding uncharacterized protein LOC121238629 translates to MAGSVEDLGAPESWEVADLDESMNRLMLSSKKDSKPPNELNDDSAPALASSSALNLGLGSTGGDDCENVPDDVIDQDDVIDQVDQFLREALQNPRERLSILRMEQDVEKFIRDPTQQQLEFQQLPTSYLRLAAHRVAQHYSLQSMVLLDNSLPDGSGSRIIVRKTSECQVPLIRLADIPVNLPSEESSVIKVAIKQRPQKRSQLVNSGSSNSLKTGNSKSVEERKEEYNKARARIFNSSINIAGGVGGKPESEQRLQDHPLHCSLGISKIEEKSVPGITDVNSGIGLIDSSMSSSRSARSRTEEPIGRNKPNSRVAIFRDREVDRKDPDYDRNYDRYMQRFDPGFGYNGGPYTIQPMYSPALNYNSEFPQLGSTHRPQISPEHQHRPLPQHLPGQWGAPPTPTGIGYGHPETMMTSFNPNHVGAHSTSAIYLHSSQYPCQHLRMPFIHPHEQVHQSFSQSRQQQPDANFGLARPR, encoded by the exons ATGGCGGGCTCTGTGGAGGATCTCGGAGCCCCGGAGTCATGGGAGGTGGCCGATTTGGACGAGTCCATGAACCGCCTGATGCTCTCCTCCAAGAAAGATTCCAAGCCGCCCAATGAGCTAAACGATGACTCAGCTCCAGCTTTAGCTTCTTCATCGGCTTTGAATTTAGGTTTGGGCTCGACGGGTGGTGATGATTGTGAGAACGTGCCGGACGATGTTATCGATCAGGACGATGTTATCGATCAGGTCGATCAGTTCCTTCGCGAAGCGTTACAGAATCCTCGTGAGCGCTTATCAA TCTTACGGATGGAGCAGGATGTTGAGAAGTTTATTCGCGATCCTACTCAACAACAGCTGGAGTTCCAACAGCTGCCTACATCCTATTTACGATTGGCTGCACACCGGGTGGCACAGCATTACTCACTGCAGTCAATGGTTTTATTGGACAATAGTTTGCCTGATGGTTCTGGCTCCAGAATTATTGTTCGCAAAACTTCTGAGTGCCAGGTTCCTCTGATTCGCCTTGCAGACATCCCTGTAAATTTACCATCAGAAGAGAGTAGTGTCATTAAGGTTGCAATCAAGCAGAGGCCACAGAAACGGTCGCAGCTTGTCAACAGTGGAAgttcaaattctttaaaaacaGGCAATTCCAAAAGTgtagaggaaagaaaagaggagTATAACAAAGCTCGTGCTAGAATATTTAACTCGAGTATTAATATTGCCGGTGGTGTCGGTGGGAAACCAGAAAGTGAGCAAAGGCTGCAGGATCATCCCCTGCATTGTTCCTTGGGGATTTCAAAGATTGAAGAGAAATCTGTTCCCGGCATTACTGATGTAAATTCTGGTATAGGTCTGATCGATTCTTCAATGAGTAGCAGTAGATCAGCTAGAAGTAGAACAGAGGAGCCAATTGGTAGGAACAAACCAAATAGTAGGGTGGCTATTTTTAGGGACCGTGAAGTTGATCGCAAGGATCCTGATTATGACAGGAATTATGACAG gtATATGCAAAGATTCGATCCTGGGTTTGGGTACAATGGGGGACCGTATACCATACAGCCTATGTACAGCCCTGCACTGAATTACAATTCTGAATTTCCGCAACTTGGGTCTACCCATAGGCCTCAGATTTCTCCTGAGCACCAACATCGTCCACTTCCTCAACACCTGCCTGGGCAATGGGGTGCACCACCAACACCTACAGGGATTGGCTATGGCCATCCAGAGACCATGATGACATCATTCAATCCTAATCATGTTGGTGCCCACTCTACATCTGCCATATACCTGCATTCCTCTCAGTATCCTTGTCAGCATCTTCGGATGCCTTTCATTCATCCTCATGAACAAGTTCACCAATCTTTTTCACAG